TCTACAGCTTTGGATTTCATCCCGTGACAAAAGAATACAAGATTACACACTTCCTTGGTGATTGTGTCGAGGGTCGCCCCCATAATAAAGACAGGTTCAGTGTCATTCAGGTCTACACACTTAGTGATGAGAAATGGAAAGATATCCGAACCCCAGAAGCTCTTAGCTTGATCACTGTGAGAAACTCTGGAGTTGTCAATGTTGATGGCAAAATGTATTGGTTAACTGAAGACATGTTAGCTAGCTGGCAGCATGCAGTTATTTCCTTTGATCTCAGGGAAGAAAGTTTTGCAACGATACAACTGCCGGCAGCATGTGAAGATCATGATCGTTATGGTCCTCGGAAGTTCTGGATCAGAGATATGGATGGGAAAATATGTATAGTAACTGCTCAAACAAGTCGTTATGATCCCGGAGCTCTTCTTGGTGAGCTGCAGATATGGACACTAGACAACACGGTAGAGCAACAAAGGTGGAGCCAGAAGTACAATATTAAGCACACACCAAAGTATATTCCAGGGCCACATTTTGTCCACAGGGATAGGATCCTCACACAACTTTGCAGCAATAATGTATATTCGTGTGAGTTGTTCGGTGAGAACTTTGATGTTAACCAGAGTAAGTGGGTACACCTGTTAGATTTCAGTCCCCGCAAGCCGTACAACATGCAATCCTACATTTGTGTGAAGTCACTTGTACGTTTAGATGTCTACAAGAAGGCAGGCATTGTACGTAGACCAAAACAGCGGGAAGGCTGGGAATTGAAGAAGTGGGAGACATGGAAGTGTATGCTTGACAAGGATGCGGATATGCGGAGCCAGATCCACAAATTTGAGCATGACTTACTTGTATGTGTGCCAGACTGTTATTATTAATCACTGATGAATATTTATTACTATTTTAAGATTTGACAAACTGCTAATTTACTATTTTGTAGGAACTCGTGGAAACATCGAGTAAAATGTGCAAGTTTTTGCAGAATAAGCAATATAACATTGCAGAACATGTACGCACGGAACTCAATCAGGTGTTGCAGCGTAAACCAGATAATCCAGATCAGGTAATTCTCTGCTCAAATGATAGAATGCATGTTATCACACCTTTTCCGTGTTAGTTCAAAACATTAATAATTATCTGAGGCTAAATGCATAATAATATTTTAAGTGCATTGTAACTATGGCGTTAACAAGTTTCTTGCAATTATCTAATAGCCATTGTCCATCCGGAGGCTTAATTGGGTGGAGCAGAATCGGGAGCAGCTGAAGTTAATGGCTCGTTTAAGTAAGATAAAACACATGATTAAGGTACAGTGTGACAGTGTGCTTGCATTTGTTGATGTACTAACATTATTTACTATTGTTGGTGAAATATGCCATATTTGACAAAGTTGTCTTCCTTATAGGTCGTGAAGCAGGCAATGGATAACATCTCTAGTATTAGAATATTGGATCAGGTGAACTTTTGCATGGGTTCTAACTTCTAAATTATCCATGTTTTCAGAAACAACTTTTATaattcttgt
Above is a window of Triticum dicoccoides isolate Atlit2015 ecotype Zavitan chromosome 5B, WEW_v2.0, whole genome shotgun sequence DNA encoding:
- the LOC119309703 gene encoding uncharacterized protein LOC119309703 — its product is MVSEETKAKKQRKEECIINSLPGDLIERIFLRLPVSTLLRCVGVCKHWHNFIWDPQFAASHLQCAPRDALLFFPQKSASGKPYPSDAVLIDEAWSPSTYAVPVIGPDDFLFGSCNGLLGLYTKTSTIKIANLATGECLHLEKPAKNVKGDHFSFYSFGFHPVTKEYKITHFLGDCVEGRPHNKDRFSVIQVYTLSDEKWKDIRTPEALSLITVRNSGVVNVDGKMYWLTEDMLASWQHAVISFDLREESFATIQLPAACEDHDRYGPRKFWIRDMDGKICIVTAQTSRYDPGALLGELQIWTLDNTVEQQRWSQKYNIKHTPKYIPGPHFVHRDRILTQLCSNNVYSCELFGENFDVNQSKWVHLLDFSPRKPYNMQSYICVKSLVRLDVYKKAGIVRRPKQREGWELKKWETWKCMLDKDADMRSQIHKFEHDLLELVETSSKMCKFLQNKQYNIAEHVRTELNQVLQRKPDNPDQPLSIRRLNWVEQNREQLKLMARLSKIKHMIKVVKQAMDNISSIRILDQVSSVAYPNLLGTKGFVVVVVVIVVVHNLATEAEVEVVPPGDVFMTRRWGEVARACRACRAEGTLAIHFEYDGASTLFFKVFDEEGRRLECFPGGSNLQGAAVGTGPTSVPFGASSSSSDDSWESSNSPEPSESPESSDDSYVPPSSCHGWSMAAAVARRCR